One Huiozyma naganishii CBS 8797 chromosome 5, complete genome DNA segment encodes these proteins:
- the STE2 gene encoding alpha-factor pheromone receptor STE2 (similar to Saccharomyces cerevisiae STE2 (YFL026W); ancestral locus Anc_8.45), whose amino-acid sequence MDSDGLPLQPISLAFDPTYNILNSTLGYLTIYGNDTATFYEVQSIINKTARESIAYGVCCGAVIVTFAVMWLVSDKRKTPIFILNQISLLFTFIQSALYFKYLFSYSNSLAYSLTGFSQKLTNYDRHITAAADLFKVFLVASIELSLVFQVRVMFSGDSFKKVGYSLFLLSVGIGLTTVAVYLASVIMIIIELYDNQLIRGPRFYNIANILFASSINFMTFILVVKLFLAIRSRRFLGLKQFDSFHILLIMSGHSLIIPSILTILAYALSTSGTDVLVTVSTLLVVLSLPLSSIWAHSSNTASNASTLGNDFNSTASGFYPNSSRSYLTQSLKSTPTTAKESMKDYQTRFRHLYRKEKTGDIEEEYSINSKHSDTDSSEVPKDPFYEISSSLSKEKSDKRNTTKGLVKKLELQESGEVDGSFRLSTPNTEADMEARKFWLDESPVSDQTRI is encoded by the coding sequence ATGGATTCTGATGGTCTTCCTCTGCAACCAATTTCATTGGCATTCGATCCAACCTATAACATACTGAATAGCACCTTAGGGTATCTCACAATATACGGTAATGATACGGCAACATTCTATGAGGTACAGTCAATAATCAATAAAACTGCAAGAGAGTCAATTGCATATGGAGTCTGCTGTGGAGCGGTTATTGTAACCTTTGCTGTGATGTGGCTGGTATCAGATAAAAGGAAAACGCCCATATTTATCTTGAATCAGATATCACTGCTGTTCACCTTCATACAATCCGCATTATACTTCAAGTATCTGTTTTCGTACTCGAACTCTTTAGCATACTCTCTGACAGGGTTTAGCCAAAAACTCACGAACTACGACAGACACATCACGGCAGCGGCGGATCTATTCAAAGTCTTCTTGGTTGCTTCTATAGAGCTGTCTCTAGTTTTCCAGGTTAGAGTTATGTTTTCGGGTGATAGCTTTAAAAAGGTTGGGTATAGCCTGTTTTTACTCTCGGTTGGGATTGGGTTGACAACTGTGGCTGTCTACCTTGCTTCGGTTATAATGATCATTATCGAATTGTACGATAATCAATTAATTCGGGGCCCTAGATTCTACAACATTGCAAATATTCTGTTTGCTTCATCCATCAATTTTATGACCTTCATCCTAGTTGTGAAACTGTTCTTAGCCATAAGGTCACGGAGGTTTTTAGGCCTGAAACAATTTGACAGTTTCCATATTTTACTCATTATGTCCGGTCACTCTTTGATTATTCCTTCCATATTAACTATTCTTGCCTACGCTCTTTCGACAAGTGGAACTGATGTCTTGGTGACTGTTTCGACGTTATTGgttgttctttctttacCATTATCATCTATCTGGGCCCATTCCTCCAACACAGCGTCGAATGCAAGTACTTTGGGAAATGATTTTAACTCCACGGCAAGTGGGTTCTATCCCAACAGTTCTAGAAGCTACCTTACTCAGAGCTTAAAGTCAACCCCAACCACCGCAAAAGAGAGCATGAAGGATTATCAGACGCGATTCCGCCACCTATATCGAAAAGAGAAGACTGGTGATATAGAGGAGGAGTATTCAATTAACTCAAAACACAGTGATACCGACAGTTCTGAAGTACCAAAAGATCCGTTCTATGAGATATCCTCGTCACTGTCGAAGGAAAAGAGCgacaaaagaaacacaaCGAAAGGATTAgtgaagaaactggaacTACAAGAAAGCGGCGAGGTAGATGGTTCATTTCGATTATCGACACCAAATACAGAAGCAGACATGGAAGCAAGAAAATTCTGGCTTGATGAAAGCCCGGTAAGCGACCAAACTAGAATATAA